The window GGCCGCCGAGCGCAGCCGCATCTCGGCGGAGCGCCAGCAGGTGGAGGCGCGCTTCAAGGCCGAGGAGACCGCCTGCTACCAAAAATTCGCGGTCAACGACTGCATCAACGCCAGCCGCGTCGTGCGCCGCGAGAAGCTGGCCGACCTGCGGCGCCAGGAGATTTCGCTCAACGACGCCGAGCGCAAGCGCAAGGGTGCCGAGCAGATCCAGCGCATGGAAGACAAACAGAAGGACCAGGTGCCGCCGCAGCCGATGCACCAGCGCGAACGCGGCAAGCCGGCCAACCCGGGCCAGGCGGGCCAGACAGGTGAACAAGCGCCGCGCGAAGCCTCGGCGCCGAAAGTGCCGAAGCCGCGCACACCGCATGTGCCCGTGGTGAAGGATCCGGCGGTGGCCGCCGCCGAGGCCGCGCAGGAACGCGAGCGCTACGAGCGCAAGCTCGAGGAGGCCGCCGCGCACAAGGCGCAACTGGCCAAGCGCAACGCCGAGCGTACCAAGCCTCGCGCCCAACCGCTGCCGCCGGCGCCCTGAACCGGGCCCCGATCAAGATCAGGTCATCTCTTCGATGACCAGTTTCCGGTACTTGATGGCGCACGCGAACGGCGCCTGGCGCACGGCCTTCATCACTTCTTCGGTCTCGTCCGCGCTCGGCGCGTACACCATCAGCGCGTGATGGCCCTTGCTCGCCAGGTCGGCATAGCTGCGGATCGTGGCGGCCTCGGTGCCGACCGAAGGCAGCGGAATGTCGGCACTGCCGACGGTACGCACCACTTTTTCGAGCACCTCGTTCGGCGTGAGCACCATCGTTGGTTTGCCATCGTGTGCGCTCGCGGGCAGGGACCGCGCCACCTGCTGCACGTGTTCCTCTTCCGGAAGCATCACAAAAAGATAACCCGTGGGGTAGAAGACGCCGGCCATGGTGAGCATGCCGGGGTCGAGTTCGAATCGTTGCATCGCGCGCTCCTCGTTCGTGTCATGCAACGATTAGCGGCGCACAGGGCTGTGCCGTCTGTCAGCGCAGCCCATCGCCTGTCGTAGGACGCCGATCCTGCCGGTCAGTCGATCGGTTCGAGCTTGAGCGAGGGCTCCGACATCACGCGTGCCGCGCTTTGCAAGCTGTCGAGCACGTGGTTGGCAAAATAGCTGTTCTGCGTGTCCGGCTCGAGCGCGGCCAGCGCCAGGTTGGCCAGCGGCTGGTTCAGGGACACGTAGAAGCTGCCCATCGGTGCGTCGATCACGCCGCGCACCAGGTCCACCTGGGCCTTGATGATCTCGCCGCCGCCGGCCACGCTGCCGCGCACGTCGTCGCGCTGTCCCAGGCTGCGACTGGTCTCGCGGTAGACATCGGCCAGGATGGAGCTCGATTCGCCCACGCGCTGCACCTGCACGCCGAGCAGCTGCAGCCGCTCCACCGCGCCGGTGGACGCCGCCGACAGCCAGTAGCCGCAGGGCCGCACACGGGCCTTGAGTTTTTCCAGCGACAGGGATGAGTTCCAGTCCACGGTGAGCAGGCGATCCGCGCCGGTGGCGGGATCGAGCATCGCCAGCTGGTACTGGGCCGGCGTCTGGCCGGCTTCGACCACGGCCTCCGCGCTGCAGGCCTTGCTCGCGATTTCCTTGTCCATGTAGGGCCGCAGCTTGTTGATGTCCTCGGCTCGGCTCGCGGTGGACTGCAGCACGCTGACGATGGCCGTGACCTGGGTGTGCACGCGCCGCTGGATGTGCATGCGGCCGATGCCTACGCCACGCGTCTCGATGAGCAGGCTCACAGCGTTCTTCAGGCCGTTCACGTTGCGCCCGGTGTCGGGCTGTACGCCACCCATGGAGATGCGCTTGTCGGCCAGGTCGGTCGAGGTGGTGTAGTACCACTCGTCGGTCAGCGCCTGCGCCTTGAGCGCGGCGCGCACCGGCCGGCGGTACCACTCCTCCGACGCCCGCGGCAGGAACTCGGGCAGGTTGGGCGTTGTCGCGTATTGCAGCAGGGCATCGAACTTCTGGATCGTGCCGAACTTCTCGAGATAACGGCCGACCACGGTGTATTCGTGTGCGTCCACCACCACCGCCGGCCGGTAGTCGCGGCCGAGCTTGGCCAGCGCCCGGGCCTCGGGCGTCTGCAACAGCAGGTGGTCGCGGTTCATGTCGATGCCATTGGCGGTGACGCGGCTGTCGGCCGCTGCGCCGTCGGGGTTGGCCCGCGGCACGATGACCACGTTGATGCGGTCGAGCACCGGCACGAGCAGGCCCTGCGCCAACTCGCGCGCCACCACCAGCAGCGCCTCGCTGCCGGCGGGTTCGTTGCCATGCTGCTGCCCGATCAGCAGCACCGTGGGTTTGCCGCCGGCCAGCAGCGTAGCCGGGTCGGTGGCACCGGCGCGGGTCAGCACCAGGGCTTCGAGCGGCTTGCCCTGCTGCGAGGAGCCGATCTGCAGCACCGCGGCCTGGGCGCCCGAGGCCGGGCTGGCGGCGAGTTGCCTGAGCCAGGCCGAGACTTCCTCGTTGCTGCTGAACGCCGTGCGGCCCGGGTTCAGCCCGGGAGTGCTGTAGGCGATGGCCGGATCGGGGAAGCGCGCGGCCACCGCTTCGTTGTAGGGCGGCTTGTCCGGCACGACGGCGGGGACGTCGCCCACGCCGGGCGTGGGG of the Rhodoferax koreense genome contains:
- a CDS encoding M14 family metallopeptidase, producing the protein MKPNNIPTLGPLCLKPAPAPWRRTSMAALATALWLAGCTSTPLPPWRPYGTAPAATAPQVAAPAQQAPVVILAPAPAPGAAVAVPVPTPGVGDVPAVVPDKPPYNEAVAARFPDPAIAYSTPGLNPGRTAFSSNEEVSAWLRQLAASPASGAQAAVLQIGSSQQGKPLEALVLTRAGATDPATLLAGGKPTVLLIGQQHGNEPAGSEALLVVARELAQGLLVPVLDRINVVIVPRANPDGAAADSRVTANGIDMNRDHLLLQTPEARALAKLGRDYRPAVVVDAHEYTVVGRYLEKFGTIQKFDALLQYATTPNLPEFLPRASEEWYRRPVRAALKAQALTDEWYYTTSTDLADKRISMGGVQPDTGRNVNGLKNAVSLLIETRGVGIGRMHIQRRVHTQVTAIVSVLQSTASRAEDINKLRPYMDKEIASKACSAEAVVEAGQTPAQYQLAMLDPATGADRLLTVDWNSSLSLEKLKARVRPCGYWLSAASTGAVERLQLLGVQVQRVGESSSILADVYRETSRSLGQRDDVRGSVAGGGEIIKAQVDLVRGVIDAPMGSFYVSLNQPLANLALAALEPDTQNSYFANHVLDSLQSAARVMSEPSLKLEPID